In one Cellulomonas sp. JZ18 genomic region, the following are encoded:
- a CDS encoding Gfo/Idh/MocA family protein, translating into MTTRTLRIAMNGITGRMGYRQHLVRSILPIRDQGGITLPDGTRVQVEPVLVGRNADKVRELAEKHGVEHWTTDLQAAIHDPATDIVFDASMTSLRAGTLTEAMKAGKHVYTEKPTAETLAEAVELARLRETTGVTAGVVHDKLYLPGLVKLRRLVDEGFFGRILSLRGEFGYWVWEGDVQPAQRPSWNYRKADGGGMTVDMYCHWNYVLEGIVGKVRTVSSQTATHIPTRWDEKGEPYEATADDAAYGIFQLETPGGDPVIAQINSSWAVRVHRDELVEFQVDGTEGSAVAGLFHCVAQPRSATPKPVWNPDLPTTEKFRDQWIDIPANAELDNGFKAQWEEFLADVALGRTHRFDLLSAARGVQLAELGLRSSDEGRRLDVPEITL; encoded by the coding sequence ATGACCACCCGCACGCTGCGCATCGCGATGAACGGCATCACCGGCCGCATGGGCTACCGCCAGCACCTCGTCCGCTCGATCCTGCCGATCCGCGACCAGGGCGGCATCACGCTGCCCGACGGCACGCGCGTGCAGGTGGAGCCCGTGCTCGTCGGCCGCAACGCCGACAAGGTCCGCGAGCTCGCGGAGAAGCACGGCGTCGAGCACTGGACGACGGACCTGCAGGCCGCGATCCACGACCCGGCGACCGACATCGTCTTCGACGCGTCGATGACGAGCCTGCGCGCGGGCACGCTGACCGAGGCGATGAAGGCCGGCAAGCACGTCTACACCGAGAAGCCGACCGCCGAGACGCTGGCCGAGGCCGTCGAGCTCGCCCGCCTGCGCGAGACCACCGGCGTCACCGCGGGCGTCGTGCACGACAAGCTCTACCTGCCGGGCCTGGTCAAGCTGCGCCGCCTCGTCGACGAGGGCTTCTTCGGCCGGATCCTGTCGCTGCGCGGCGAGTTCGGGTACTGGGTGTGGGAGGGCGACGTGCAGCCCGCGCAGCGCCCCTCGTGGAACTACCGCAAGGCCGACGGCGGCGGCATGACCGTCGACATGTACTGCCACTGGAACTACGTGCTCGAGGGCATCGTCGGCAAGGTCCGCACGGTGTCCTCGCAGACCGCGACGCACATCCCGACCCGCTGGGACGAGAAGGGCGAGCCCTACGAGGCGACGGCCGACGACGCGGCGTACGGGATCTTCCAGCTCGAGACGCCGGGCGGCGACCCGGTGATCGCGCAGATCAACTCCTCGTGGGCCGTGCGCGTGCACCGCGACGAGCTCGTCGAGTTCCAGGTGGACGGCACCGAGGGCTCCGCCGTCGCCGGGCTCTTCCACTGCGTCGCGCAGCCGCGCTCGGCCACGCCGAAGCCGGTCTGGAACCCGGACCTGCCGACCACCGAGAAGTTCCGCGACCAGTGGATCGACATCCCCGCGAACGCCGAGCTCGACAACGGGTTCAAGGCGCAGTGGGAGGAGTTCCTCGCGGACGTCGCGCTCGGCCGGACGCACCGCTTCGACCTGCTCTCGGCGGCCCGCGGCGTGCAGCTCGCCGAGCTGGGTCTGCGCTCCTCCGACGAGGGCCGGCGCCTGGACGTCCCCGAGATCACGCTGTGA
- a CDS encoding GNAT family N-acetyltransferase, which yields MARVRLLTATASHLSALLRSPQDLSALLGVPVPAGWPEFPEAVPATLRILTEHPEQGAWWMHLFLDDATGRLVGSGGFAGPPVDRTVEVGYEIAPEHRRRGFATAAVRALVAAAAASGEVDRVVAHTRDGDERSGGVLRAAGFAQVARVEHPEEGTLLRWERGVPGE from the coding sequence ATGGCGCGCGTCCGTCTCCTCACCGCGACGGCATCCCACCTGTCCGCCCTCCTGCGCTCGCCGCAGGACCTGTCCGCCCTGCTGGGCGTGCCCGTCCCCGCGGGCTGGCCGGAGTTCCCCGAGGCCGTCCCGGCCACCCTGCGCATCCTCACCGAGCACCCCGAGCAGGGCGCGTGGTGGATGCACCTGTTCCTCGACGACGCCACCGGGCGGCTCGTCGGCTCGGGCGGGTTCGCCGGTCCGCCCGTGGACCGCACCGTCGAGGTCGGCTACGAGATCGCGCCGGAGCACCGGCGGCGCGGCTTCGCCACGGCGGCCGTCCGGGCGCTGGTCGCGGCCGCGGCGGCGTCCGGCGAGGTCGACCGGGTCGTGGCGCACACGCGCGACGGCGACGAGCGCTCCGGCGGCGTGCTGCGCGCGGCCGGGTTCGCGCAGGTCGCGCGCGTCGAGCACCCGGAGGAGGGGACGCTGCTGCGCTGGGAGCGCGGCGTGCCGGGGGAGTGA
- a CDS encoding sugar phosphate isomerase/epimerase, whose product MARLSLNTATTKHLTLAEAAAAAADAGLSAIGVWRDRVQEVGAERAARIVADHGLRVSSLCRGGFLTTPDPQAAAAALEDNRLAIREAATLGTHELIMVVGGLPACPAPGAGARPYPGDGAADPARDLVGTRQRVADRIAELAPYAAEHGVRLVLEPLHPMFAADRAVVSTLGQALDLAAPFDADVVGVVVDTYHVWWDPDLQRQVARAGAEGRIASYQVCDWVLPLAAEPLNSRGHVGDGYVDFATVTGWVRDAGYAGDVEVEIFNESVWADPADRTLATMAERHVRHVLPHL is encoded by the coding sequence CTGGCGCGGCTCTCGCTCAACACCGCGACGACCAAGCACCTGACGCTGGCCGAGGCCGCGGCGGCGGCCGCCGACGCGGGGCTGTCCGCGATCGGCGTGTGGCGCGACCGCGTGCAGGAGGTCGGCGCCGAGCGGGCGGCCCGCATCGTCGCGGACCACGGGCTGCGCGTATCGTCGCTGTGCCGCGGCGGGTTCCTCACCACGCCGGACCCGCAGGCCGCGGCCGCGGCGCTCGAGGACAACCGGCTGGCGATCCGCGAGGCGGCGACCCTCGGCACCCACGAGCTGATCATGGTCGTCGGCGGCCTGCCGGCGTGCCCGGCCCCCGGCGCCGGGGCGCGCCCCTACCCCGGGGACGGCGCGGCGGACCCGGCCCGCGACCTCGTCGGCACCCGGCAGCGCGTCGCGGACCGGATCGCCGAGCTCGCGCCCTACGCCGCGGAGCACGGCGTGCGGCTCGTGCTCGAGCCGCTGCACCCGATGTTCGCCGCGGACCGGGCGGTCGTCTCGACGCTCGGTCAGGCGCTCGACCTCGCGGCGCCGTTCGACGCCGACGTCGTGGGCGTCGTCGTCGACACGTACCACGTGTGGTGGGACCCGGACCTGCAGCGCCAGGTGGCCCGCGCCGGCGCCGAGGGACGCATCGCGTCGTACCAGGTGTGCGACTGGGTGCTGCCGCTGGCCGCCGAGCCCCTGAACTCGCGCGGGCACGTCGGCGACGGGTACGTCGACTTCGCGACGGTCACCGGGTGGGTGCGCGACGCCGGGTACGCCGGCGACGTCGAGGTCGAGATCTTCAACGAGAGCGTCTGGGCCGACCCCGCCGACCGCACCCTGGCCACGATGGCCGAGCGGCACGTGCGGCACGTCCTGCCGCACCTGTGA